The Trichomycterus rosablanca isolate fTriRos1 chromosome 17, fTriRos1.hap1, whole genome shotgun sequence DNA segment TAAACATATGATTTTATTATGGCTGGCTTTGTTGCTTTTTCTCTTACTTCATTCGGccatcttttctttttctgccTTTTGTATAATTTAGAGGTTGCTGATATGGcacagatatactgtatgtttgaaGGAATTTCCATGATACACACTGTTATGATTGATTTTGCTAACAAAGTAGTGGTAACATACTTACAAAATATATAACTAATATGTTTTAAATGGTAATTAAGGGAAAgaaccaaatacattttcatgACTTGTTGGTATGAGTAATTCTAGtgtggtttattattttattcatataatATTATCCTATCACTCATTTAGACTTTTGGGATATGTCAGATACCCTGAATCtaatttctctctttctctttggtTTAGCATCAAGCCATTTGTGCAGCAAGCCTACCCCATCCAGCCCACAGTCACAACAGCAATCTCAAGTACGCTTAACATAGTTTCATTAATTCAGAGGTTTAATAAGTTTGCACTGTTTAATTAGTGCtgattttaaatgtgtgtgtgcaggttatGAGTCATCAGCACCACCAGCACCTACAGTGCCAGCATGGCAGGGTCGCTCCATTGGCACCACCAAACTCAGACTGGTGGAGTTTTCTGCTTTTCTGGAGCAGCAGAGGGAGCCTGAATCGGTAAGTGACACTGAAGATGGAAAATTTTGCATGTTTCTCAAGGATctgtatgtgtattttaatttactaaataaaaaaactcagAACTGGTCTAAGATGTTTACTGTCTAACAAGGAACCACTGCAGTATTGGGTTTATCCTCTTATCACCCAACTGGAACAAAAATAcaatggtaccttgtaactcaacgtcccctaaactcaaaatctttgaaactcaacgcccttcgtcaagaaatttgcacccttaaactcaacgtgttatttgtttaattttaaatttacaatgatcagccactttgttcagcgcttggcatGAGCCCTGCAGTAAAATGCCATCAAGTGCGCGTATGAGACGTATCTgcgtttgtgtggaataaccattgaatccactctgaaagctccacgtgtctgtgtttagctggttttacttttaaacttgttacagctcgaggttctgttTTTtcccgagagtctaaaacgcttattgttaattttattgttaatgtattaaaagaacgacatagaaacactaaacctctcttaatgattactgctcataagttctctccactaattaaattccttgctcgttgttttagtacaataagtcacgttaaccgggaccatggaacgcattaacaggtttcccatacatccttatggaaaaaaaaaccttgaaactcaattcaatgccttttaaactcaacgccactcccagaaccaatcgacgttgagtttcaaggtaccaactaaaaaaactaatacaaagtatttaaataaaacctaaaaaaatcaAGTTAAAAATGATTAGAAATCTTAAACAAAAGGTTCTAAAGTAAAATGCTTTAGCTAAATACCaatagttattttttattatacataatttttaatgctgtataatactaaaacacatttataaactCGAAGTATGCTAGGCCTGTAGCCAGACAAGAGACAAGGCCAGTAAGAAAGGCCAGACATGTTTCTGTCCCTTGAAATGCTGACCCTGAGTGTGAGCGaaacattttttatgatttCTTTGACGCCAGTGATCCATTTTAGTTTGTGCACCTTCTCGAGAGGGTTTTGTTTTGCTATTGATAACACGACATGATCCATTTATCAAAGCTGAGGCTGCATTGTTGAAATGGTCGTATCTGCACAAGTCAAACTGAAGCTCGATTTATCACAGTTACAGGCTGGTAGGGTTGAGTTCGGCTGAATTTTCAAGAACTCTGAACATATGATTTGTCAACAATCTATGTAGAGTAATGACTTGTTAATTAAATACTAAACATTGCCAGGAAACATCTCGCATCTTTCACTCAGATTAAAAGTACCAGCATCTGGTCTCCTCTCATCCCTCAATAAAAAaactagctaactgctaataaaCTTTTGCTGATGTGTATTTGTTACCGATACCTAAAAGTGGGTTTTTAGTTTCTCACTATTTATTTGCATTGCAATAACTTGTAGCCAAACATgtctaaatacattttcagcatttggtaCAATTAACTGAGTGTTGTAGTTGccgcaaaacacacacaaaatcgTTGTAattagtatacactgatcagccataacattaaaaccacctccttgtttctacactcactgtccattttatcagctccacttaccatatagaggcactttgtcgttctacaattactgactgtagtccatctattcctctgcatactttattagcctgctttcaccctgttctttaatagtcaggacccccacaggaccactacagagcaggtattatttgggtggtggatcattctcagcactgcagtgacactgacatggtggtggtgtgttagtgtgtgttgtgctggtatgagtggatcagacacagcagcgctgctggagtttttaaatactgtgtccactcactgtccactctactagacactcctaccaagttggtccaccttgtagatgtaaagtcagagacgatcgctcatcttatccactcataccagcacaacacacactaacacaccaccaccatgtcagtgtcactacagtgctgagaatgagtcctgactattgaagaacagcatgaaagggggctaacaaagcatgcagagaaacagatggactatagtcagtaattgtagaactacaaagtgcttctatatggtaagtggaactgataacatggacaaggaggtggttttaatgttatggctgatcggtatataccgTACATTAGGTCACTCTGGTGGTGGAATGCAACTAACTAAGTGGCCCAGTCAGTGTCCGAGTTGTTAGTTGCTGTGACTTGCCACTAGGTCTGAGTGAGCAAGTGAATGGGTGACTGTGTTgccattgtgcccagtgtttctgggtgacgCCAAATGTACTGCAGCCCAGTAGTATTGACCATTTTTAATTTGAAGGTTACATTTATGCTTTGTTATTACATAATCTAAAAATAATAACTTAATGCTCAGTTGAATTGCCATTTTGAAAGCATCATATTTTATGACTGGGtttgtttcttgtttttgtCCACAGTATAACAAGCATCTGTTTGTACACATCGGTCAGACAAATCACTCCTACAGTGATGCTTTGCTGGAGTCGGTAGACATTCGTCAGATTTATGACAAATTCCCAGAGAAGAAAGGCGGACTGAAGGAGCTTTTTGGCAAAGGCCCACAAAATTCCTTCTTCCTCATAAAGTTCTGGGTGAGTAGCTGTTCTCTGTGCATCTTCAGTGTATGATCTGTGAACAAACATGCCAGTACAGGAAAATCCACCCATTTTAGTAGACTGTAAATTATAGTTAAATATAGTACATTTCTTGTCATTTTGAACACAATATAGTCAAAGGTCTGCGGGCATCATAAACCAAATACCTGCATTAAAACCCCAGACATTAATTTGGACTTGgtcatttatacaacaactTCTTTTCTGGAACATGACTGTGGgggtttatttgtattttgccACAAGAGCAGTGATGAAGCTTGGCATTGAAATgtactatttacattttatccaaagcgacttacagtacagtgacagtatattgtctaagcaattgagggttaaaggccttgctcaagggcccaacagtggcaacctggaagtggtggggcttgaaacagcaacctttggattactagtccagtaccttaactgctaggccacaactgtcactatacacacattttacacactATTTTTGCCCATCCCTAGAGTATTATGCCCTATCAAACAGTTGTCACAATAATAGACAATTTTCTCTTGGCAATTAATGCTAGTTGATGCCTGGAATTATGCATTACTATTTTTAGATTGTCTGTTTAGCCATGGGAACCCAATCATCTTCTTGAATAATTCTTGCGCATATGGTATCTAAAGGTGGAATTGtatgaaaacatttaaatttattggattaagcagatgcttttatctaaaccgacttacaattgttaatttatacaattcaagcaattgagggttaagggccttgctcaggtgccCAGCAATAGCAACCTGGCTGTAGTGCGGCTTGAACTAGCAAGtctctgattactggtccagtacagactgacagactgactcactcactcacttattcactcactgattcactcactcactcactcactgactcactgattgactcactcactcactgattcactcattgactcactgactgactcactcactgactgactgactcactcactcactcactcactcactgactcactcactcactgattcactcactcactcacttactgacttactcactcactcactcactcactgactcactcactcactgattcactcactcactcactcacttactgacttactgactcactcactcactcactcactgattcactcactcactgactgactgactgttagcctctaccagaagtgcaaatagtagcattgtgaaaaaaacccaaaaaaaacaaagaacatcaGTAAGCTTATATATCTATGGTTAATATAACAATTATAACTGTAACTTTTTACATATATGGTATTAGGTCTATATACAtagtaatatatacataataataataacataagaAGCATAAGAATGGGAATACCTAggtatgtttaataataacagttataatgatagtagtaataataataataaagatatgtaaaataaataactatacataGGGTCTTGATGGGTATATATTGTGCAGATATGTGTAAGGTAGACAGTTTATGTAAGAtgcaggtgcaaatgataataaataataggtccagtTTGTAGTCCAGGTAGTTAGTTGTGTTAATGGTGTAGTGTGGCATTCAGCAAAGTGATTGAGGTGGGGACgaaaccgctgagctaccactgcccacatgAAAACATGGCACTGTGGGTCTAAAGATCAATTAAGATCAAATATTAAGAAATTATGTTTGGCTACAATAAACGATTACTTGATCACACTATATTTGTATGGCAACtatttgtaaaaatgtaatgtaatgcaatTCAATGTCATTTAATGTCATAATTTATTATGcacacaataaatatatatatatatatatatatatatatatatatatatatatataaatacacaatatGCATCAGTATTCATACACACACGATAATGCTGAATCTTTGAAACCCTGCCCAGTTGAACATGAACAGAATGGCCCACTTCAGTCCGAGTTTGCATATGCTGCTATATTTGGCGCCACAACATATGAAAAGTGGCAGATCAAAGCTTTTGCTAATTCAGTGTCATATTTCAAAACAATCGGTAGGATCCGGCCGCGCTGTAATAGCTGTTAAAACATTGCATATGCTATGCCCAAAACAAAATGCTAACTAGTGGCAAGCGATAAAGTGGGCCACGATGTAGCCTGCTCAGATTCCGTTTGAAGTGACGAGTGGATCTGAATTTCAAACACGATGGTGATCTGAACAATAATGCATCTCAGGAATATGATATCAGAATCTAGCGGGCTGCTTCAATCAAGGGGCTGCATGCCTGAGAGAattatttgtgttttctttgtCCTTTTTTCCTTCAAAATTTTGGTAATGACCACGGGCTTGTAATGAAAGAAGAAGCGCCGCTAAGAGCCGCCGTCTTTTACAAGGGTGAAATAGCACTtatgtaatgtgtcatttaatatattctttaTCATCCAGCTTTGAAAGGCCACTGATACACTGCTGTTTAAATGGATGTTAGCTCATTGAATGAAAAAATGCAgtgctgaacaccagagctgtagAAAATTAAGATGTTCCTTATTTCTtcgtaaatgtattttaatagctCAGTTTTTGTTCGTCTTCAGAGTAATTCCACTTATTACAGCTAGTCTCACAAAACGAGCAGCTATTCTCTTAACTACATTTGGCTTCTGAATAGAGTCATTAAAAACGTTGGCTACAAATGGCGCTCAGATCACAAATAcctacagttaaaaaaaaaaaatttacccGAATTATAAGAttttaatagggatgtaacgatgcaccacaaggcagttttaaaaatcggtgcacatgtgccataCATTCGAATTGGTaattcatgtaaaatgaatcgatattcactttaaacagcagagggcactggcgctattcacctcacctggttgacgtcactactaCAGAGTTGTAAAGGATTtttcagccaaatgtatttatgtgaggatactttatttatttgtattattcatttatttacataatgttttaaaacttcatttcagttttttttacgcaaaaatggaaatgtgcagcattgttttgcatagtttgtacctacctcagaaataaaagacattcattatttagataaataaaagattgggtagagtgtatcgttacatccctagattTTAAATCTTGAATCTTCAAAATAATGTTTTAGAAACAGACTTAGCATTTTATTAACTTCTCATTGAGGTATTTTGATTCACTGTTAAAGTTATTGCTGTCCTTTATTATGCGTAACACTGTTTAGCTTCAATGtgccaatatttatttttacctccTTTTTACTACAGAGATTGCTTCTAATGCTTTATAAACCCTGAACCAAAAAATgataatttacaaaaataataataattaaataaactaattttaccaggcacataaaaaagaaaataacttgtacatgaatgcccccttgtggaggctttatgtcacTCctttaaaccacagtgggaccagattgccaccgttTTCATTACTTATATTTCATTTAGATGAGTTGCCTCATGAACAAAATGTGTgttgcttgaaaaaaaaacGCTGCTTTAGTGCAGTCTATAGTATAGTACATGCCGTATATTACACAGGCCAAATAATGTGGACACATGAGCATGAGCTTGTAGACACCCCATTCCAAAGCCATGGCTCAATATAATAATATGttttaaataactgattttACTCACCTCTTTGCAATAAGTGTGGCTGAATCACCTAAACTTAATGAGtgagaggggtgtccacatacttttcgcCAAATAATATATGatacaaaaaatttaatttattcTGACTGCttattctcctcttcatgatgcgctatacatttttattaggagacagatctggactgcaggcaggccagtcaagcgcACACACTCTAAAAAAGCCTGGTATCGTCTTGCTAAAACAATAGTCATGATCAAAGCATCAAGTCTTGCTAAAATTCCAATatacccatgctgtgggcactgatgcaccctcaTATCGTGACAGGTGTTGACTTTAGGACATTTTACCTGTTTACTCCTACCTGTTACCAATTAATCTGCTTATTGCAgagtattttaaaatgatttgatTACTTTATAAACTTTTCACTACTATCTTGttcctgtcctaactttttttatgtgttgcagacatcaaattcataatttgttaataattacaaaataaaatcaagCTGGTCAGTCAAAGCATTGTCATTTCTTTGTACGTTTGTTAGtttaataaaggttcaagagaatgaacaaatcacaaattgcacaaactgtgccaacttttctagaaatagggtttgtatttAGTACAGCTGAGCTAGATTTTAATGATCGTGTATCAAATAGAGATTAATCTGGACCTGCAGGGCTACATTACAGCATACCGGCACTACACATCatgtccactagatggcagctTTATAACGTCAGTTCAGTATTGCCGTTTTGATAACGATAAATGATTTTTCATACTAAGTGTTTGTTTACACTGCTGTTACTTCCAGGCCGACTTAAACTGCAACATTCAGGAGGAAACTGGGGCTTTTTATGGTGTCACCAGTCAGTACGAGAGCCCGGAGAACATGACCATCACCTGCTCCACTAAAGTTTGCTCCTTCGGCAAGCAGGTGGTGGAGAAAGTGGAGGTAGGATTTTTACACCTGAAATCTAGATCTTGCAGTTCCACCTgctatttatgtttgttttattttagtttattattttactaataaATCATTTTCAAAGTAGAGTGTGGCATAGAGTGGCCTGCATAGAGCCCTGATGTCATGTCCATGAAACCCCAGCTGATGAACTCCAAAATCTAGTGAAAAGCCCTTCCAAAAAaaggggtgtgtgtatgtatatgtacaaaGCAAAGTTCATAAAGACACGCTTTGACCAGCATGtcgtgacctgcacagagctatGACCTTAACcttaacacctttgggatgaattggaatgtttaactttattgtctgacctcacaaatgcctgatacaaattcccacagtcctgTGTTGTGGAAAGCTTCCCCAAAGAGTGGAAGGAGGGGgcaattaataattaatgtaacAATTTTTCAATCAATATACATTTACCTTCTTCCACATTCATATTTGAAATACAGTTATAAGCCTTGCAGAATGTGCAATAtaaatagttattttatttgtttgtatttctttcttGTAGACGGAGTACGCCCGCTTCGAAAACGGCCGCTTCGTGTACAGGATAAGCCGCTCTCCGATGTGTGAATACATGATCAACTTTATCCACAAGCTCAAACACCTTCCTGAGAAATACATGATGAACAGCGTGCTGGAAAACTTTACAATCCTACTGGTGAGTCCCAGCGTCCATCAATCATCCCTGTCCTCCAGCCCCCTTCAACGTCAGCCTATTTAGGAGGGTATCAGAGGGGTGGGTTTAGAGTCCGTGGCCCCTGCATAGATATGGCTTAGAATTCCTGAAATTCCTTTCAATGCCCGGTGACCTAATAAGCGTTAGAGGGGTAGTTCTGTTGCAGAAAGCAGCCTTATAGCCTGTACTTTTCTGTTCCTTCTCCCCAGACCTTCTATCTacctgtatatctgtctgtctgtctgtctatctatctatctacctgtctgtctgtctatttatctatctatctgtctgtctgtctgtctatctatctatctatctatctatctatctacagtgtatcacaaaagtaagtacacccctcacatttctgcagatatttaagtatatcttttcatgggacaacactgacaaaatgacactttgacacaatgaaaagtagtctgtgtgcagcttatataacagtgtaaatt contains these protein-coding regions:
- the tead1b gene encoding transcriptional enhancer factor TEF-1 isoform X3 encodes the protein MERMSDSAEKPMDNDAEGVWSPDIEQSFQEALAIYPPCGRRKIILSDEGKMYGRNELIARYIKLRTGKTRTRKQVSSHIQVLARKRVREIQAAFKVSSHIQVLARRKSREFHSKLKVTSMDQTVKDKALQSMASMSSAQIVSATAIHNKLGLPGIPRPAFPGAAGLWQGMISTGQPGSSQDIKPFVQQAYPIQPTVTTAISSYESSAPPAPTVPAWQGRSIGTTKLRLVEFSAFLEQQREPESYNKHLFVHIGQTNHSYSDALLESVDIRQIYDKFPEKKGGLKELFGKGPQNSFFLIKFWADLNCNIQEETGAFYGVTSQYESPENMTITCSTKVCSFGKQVVEKVETEYARFENGRFVYRISRSPMCEYMINFIHKLKHLPEKYMMNSVLENFTILLVVTNRDTQETLLCMACVFEVSNSEHGAQHHIYRLVKE
- the tead1b gene encoding transcriptional enhancer factor TEF-1 isoform X1; translation: MERMSDSAEKPMDNDAEGVWSPDIEQSFQEALAIYPPCGRRKIILSDEGKMYGRNELIARYIKLRTGKTRTRKQVSSHIQVLARRKSREFHSKLKVTSMDQTVKDKALQSMASMSSAQIVSATAIHNKLGLPGIPRPAFPGAAGLWQGMISTGQPGSSQDIKPFVQQAYPIQPTVTTAISSYESSAPPAPTVPAWQGRSIGTTKLRLVEFSAFLEQQREPESYNKHLFVHIGQTNHSYSDALLESVDIRQIYDKFPEKKGGLKELFGKGPQNSFFLIKFWADLNCNIQEETGAFYGVTSQYESPENMTITCSTKVCSFGKQVVEKVETEYARFENGRFVYRISRSPMCEYMINFIHKLKHLPEKYMMNSVLENFTILLVVTNRDTQETLLCMACVFEVSNSEHGAQHHIYRLVKE
- the tead1b gene encoding transcriptional enhancer factor TEF-1 isoform X2 — protein: MERMSDSAEKPMDNDAEGVWSPDIEQSFQEALAIYPPCGRRKIILSDEGKMYGRNELIARYIKLRTGKTRTRKQVSSHIQVLARKRVREIQAAFKVTSMDQTVKDKALQSMASMSSAQIVSATAIHNKLGLPGIPRPAFPGAAGLWQGMISTGQPGSSQDIKPFVQQAYPIQPTVTTAISSYESSAPPAPTVPAWQGRSIGTTKLRLVEFSAFLEQQREPESYNKHLFVHIGQTNHSYSDALLESVDIRQIYDKFPEKKGGLKELFGKGPQNSFFLIKFWADLNCNIQEETGAFYGVTSQYESPENMTITCSTKVCSFGKQVVEKVETEYARFENGRFVYRISRSPMCEYMINFIHKLKHLPEKYMMNSVLENFTILLVVTNRDTQETLLCMACVFEVSNSEHGAQHHIYRLVKE